The proteins below come from a single Tissierella sp. MB52-C2 genomic window:
- a CDS encoding helix-turn-helix domain-containing protein, protein MTTTQLLQKSIDYIEENLKSELSLSELAEISGFSIYHFCRIFSSYVGMPVSAFITKRRLYHGIHEIQNGGKIVDIALLYGFDTYAGFFKAFKREFGCSPSKFLKLNTAKRPIAVNLIREAKIMLTQREIKQILSNWNLDSNLEIEDTFVVGTVKSDNTWLINGKYILKTGKNISGLKTHMAISKELEKSGVLAATPIRTIKDEDFVIENDRYFCLTNAIKGKFLTLEERYAGNRIGTGKKYGEAIGNLHKILQKQDKNLEVHDSNLLKTVLGWALPQTKITMEQWECPLPDEFYEDFTKNFSKLYNELPRHIIHRDPNPSNIIFHNGEVSGFIDFEISERNVRIFDPCYCATGILAEATTIADRFEKWDEILKGIITGYDNICKLTEAEKLAIPYVIYSIQMIFIAWLNGKEELKNLAMQNRKMLIWIWESKDKCFHDL, encoded by the coding sequence AATATACCATTTCTGTCGTATTTTTTCCAGCTATGTAGGGATGCCTGTATCTGCCTTCATTACTAAGCGTAGACTCTACCATGGAATCCATGAGATTCAAAATGGCGGAAAAATAGTAGATATAGCTCTCCTATATGGCTTTGATACCTATGCAGGATTTTTCAAAGCATTCAAGCGTGAATTTGGCTGCTCTCCTTCAAAGTTTTTGAAACTAAACACTGCTAAAAGGCCAATAGCAGTAAATTTAATTAGGGAGGCAAAAATTATGCTAACACAGAGAGAAATAAAACAGATATTGTCAAATTGGAATTTGGATTCAAATCTAGAAATAGAAGATACCTTTGTTGTAGGTACAGTTAAATCTGATAATACATGGTTAATTAATGGAAAATATATCTTAAAAACAGGAAAAAATATCTCAGGTTTAAAAACACATATGGCCATTTCAAAGGAACTAGAAAAATCTGGAGTCCTTGCAGCAACTCCTATTAGAACCATTAAAGATGAGGATTTTGTTATTGAGAATGATAGATACTTCTGTCTTACCAATGCTATCAAAGGTAAATTTCTGACACTTGAAGAACGCTATGCAGGCAATAGAATTGGAACCGGAAAAAAATATGGTGAGGCCATTGGTAATCTACACAAAATTCTTCAAAAACAAGATAAAAATTTAGAAGTCCATGACAGTAATCTCCTAAAAACTGTATTAGGCTGGGCATTACCCCAAACAAAGATAACTATGGAACAATGGGAATGTCCATTACCTGATGAATTTTATGAGGACTTTACTAAAAACTTTAGTAAGCTTTATAATGAATTACCAAGACATATAATTCATCGTGATCCCAATCCATCAAATATTATATTTCATAATGGTGAAGTAAGTGGCTTTATTGATTTTGAAATCAGCGAGAGAAATGTAAGAATCTTTGATCCTTGTTACTGTGCAACAGGAATCTTAGCTGAAGCTACTACAATTGCTGATAGGTTTGAAAAATGGGATGAAATACTGAAGGGAATAATTACCGGATATGATAATATCTGTAAATTGACAGAAGCCGAAAAGCTTGCAATTCCTTATGTAATCTATTCCATTCAAATGATTTTTATTGCCTGGTTAAATGGAAAAGAGGAACTTAAGAATCTTGCAATGCAAAACAGGAAGATGCTTATCTGGATATGGGAAAGTAAGGATAAGTGCTTTCATGATTTATAA
- a CDS encoding XRE family transcriptional regulator, giving the protein MKDPSSNISATLKKVRFERGLTLEDTSNLTGVSKAMLGQIERGESNPTISTLWKISTGLRVSFSELLSSEINDYEPMNLEELEPVYESNGKMMLYDVFPFNPISGFEYFYIKLLPGAKHISTPHENSINEYIIVTKGTLKLTVDKNTFELKAPSALSFKANIEHSYSNPYDEEVIFQNIVKY; this is encoded by the coding sequence ATGAAAGATCCATCATCTAATATTTCTGCAACTTTAAAAAAGGTGCGGTTTGAAAGAGGTTTAACATTAGAAGATACATCTAATTTAACAGGTGTAAGTAAGGCTATGCTAGGACAGATTGAAAGAGGAGAGTCAAATCCAACTATATCAACACTGTGGAAAATATCCACTGGTTTAAGGGTCTCTTTTTCAGAGTTATTAAGCAGCGAAATAAATGATTATGAGCCAATGAACTTAGAGGAACTAGAACCAGTATATGAATCAAATGGTAAAATGATGTTATATGATGTATTTCCATTTAATCCTATATCAGGATTTGAATATTTTTATATTAAGCTACTTCCTGGAGCAAAACATATATCTACACCTCATGAAAACTCCATAAATGAATATATTATTGTCACAAAAGGAACTCTTAAATTAACTGTAGATAAAAATACATTTGAGCTTAAGGCACCTTCCGCATTATCATTTAAAGCTAATATAGAACATTCATATAGTAATCCATATGATGAAGAAGTTATATTTCAAAATATAGTCAAGTATTGA
- a CDS encoding formate C-acetyltransferase/glycerol dehydratase family glycyl radical enzyme has protein sequence MITERIEAARKNYINSKPAISYERARIWTESHKKTEGESVPIRRAKAFRDTCEEIDVNIFEGELIVGAIGEFRKCGILTPEFSWTWVDREMDSFHKRVQDPYIMTDEQREYVRKEIFPYWKGKSLEESFLAQLPKKTAKVVVDTGIVDNDSKWRQAVGEVTPDYEDVLFKRGFSGIIKDAEENILNLSDTSPQDLKKKDFYESIIITSEGIVTLAKRYSKKAKEMAMKENNDLRKIELLNISEICNNIPENPPTNFYEAIQFIWFTQIGGILSENPLALNVGRFDQFMYPYYKSDIDKGTMTQDEIQELIEAYWIKLSEWVWTISANTAEFFAGYNQFQNLTVGGKTREGRDATNDLSYMCLKATERVKTHQPGLSVRIHQDPPSEFLEAVTYLVSKGTGFPAIHSDSAGYQMLINAGYEPEDARDWNNCGCVVPHFRKTGEWTSAVNINFTAALEFALNEGRSRITNEKIGLDEKDPRTFEIYEEVEKAFYRQFDNLIKHSIIATILAQKLHKEMVPRPFLSSCIEECIIQGKDLVDAGAKYNLGPVLTGIGLAVTSNSLAVIKKLVFEDRVTTMETIIDAINADWEGYNDLRNLALGVPKYGNDMDYVDDIAIKIANYYYKEVHKYKDIDGNHFNTAFMGISNYLPTGKVVGATPCGRKAKEPLSEGVSPFAGSDVSTPLAAMRSAAKLNQDVHSGGTLLNLRLNEELVNTKRGQRNLGAMIQSFFSLGAFHVQFNTISTEMLRKAQKNPEDYKDLLVRVAGYSTQFVNLSKSMQDAIIARTAHEKY, from the coding sequence ATGATTACAGAAAGAATAGAAGCAGCAAGAAAGAATTATATAAACTCTAAACCAGCTATTTCTTATGAAAGGGCAAGAATTTGGACTGAATCTCATAAAAAAACTGAAGGTGAATCAGTACCCATAAGAAGGGCCAAGGCTTTCAGAGATACCTGTGAGGAAATAGATGTAAATATTTTTGAAGGAGAACTCATAGTAGGAGCCATAGGTGAGTTTAGAAAATGTGGTATTTTAACACCTGAATTTTCTTGGACTTGGGTAGATAGGGAAATGGATAGCTTCCATAAAAGAGTACAGGATCCATATATTATGACAGATGAACAAAGAGAATATGTAAGAAAAGAGATATTTCCTTATTGGAAGGGAAAATCCTTAGAGGAATCATTTTTGGCTCAATTACCTAAGAAAACTGCAAAAGTTGTGGTAGATACAGGTATTGTAGATAATGATTCTAAGTGGAGACAGGCAGTTGGTGAAGTAACTCCAGATTATGAGGATGTTTTATTTAAAAGGGGCTTTAGTGGAATAATTAAAGATGCAGAAGAAAACATATTAAATTTATCAGATACTTCTCCACAAGATTTAAAGAAAAAAGACTTCTATGAATCTATTATCATTACATCAGAGGGAATTGTCACCCTTGCTAAAAGATATTCTAAAAAAGCAAAAGAAATGGCAATGAAGGAAAATAATGACTTGAGGAAAATTGAACTTTTGAATATTAGTGAAATATGCAATAATATACCAGAAAATCCTCCAACAAACTTTTATGAAGCTATCCAGTTTATTTGGTTTACACAAATTGGCGGGATATTATCTGAAAATCCATTGGCACTTAATGTTGGAAGATTTGATCAGTTTATGTATCCTTATTATAAATCTGATATAGACAAGGGAACAATGACTCAAGATGAAATTCAAGAGTTAATTGAAGCTTATTGGATTAAGCTTTCCGAATGGGTTTGGACAATTTCAGCTAATACGGCAGAGTTTTTTGCAGGATATAATCAATTCCAAAACTTAACAGTTGGTGGTAAGACTAGAGAAGGTAGAGATGCCACTAATGATCTATCTTATATGTGTCTGAAGGCAACTGAAAGAGTGAAGACCCATCAGCCTGGACTTAGTGTTAGAATTCATCAAGATCCGCCAAGTGAATTTTTAGAAGCAGTAACTTATTTAGTAAGTAAGGGCACTGGTTTTCCTGCTATTCATAGTGATAGTGCAGGTTATCAAATGCTTATTAATGCCGGTTATGAACCAGAAGATGCAAGGGACTGGAATAACTGTGGATGTGTAGTTCCACATTTTAGAAAAACAGGAGAATGGACATCGGCAGTTAATATTAACTTTACTGCTGCTTTAGAGTTTGCTTTAAATGAAGGTAGAAGTAGAATAACAAATGAAAAGATAGGTTTAGATGAAAAAGATCCAAGAACATTTGAAATCTATGAAGAAGTAGAAAAGGCTTTTTATAGGCAGTTTGATAATTTGATTAAACATTCAATTATTGCAACTATATTGGCACAAAAGCTTCACAAAGAAATGGTTCCAAGACCATTCCTATCATCTTGTATAGAGGAATGTATAATACAAGGAAAGGATTTAGTTGATGCAGGAGCAAAGTATAATTTAGGGCCAGTTCTTACGGGAATAGGTCTTGCAGTTACTTCTAATTCCTTAGCTGTCATAAAGAAACTAGTATTTGAGGATAGGGTCACGACTATGGAAACTATTATAGATGCCATTAATGCTGACTGGGAAGGATACAATGATTTGAGAAATCTAGCTCTAGGAGTTCCTAAGTATGGTAATGATATGGACTATGTAGACGATATAGCTATTAAAATTGCTAATTATTATTATAAAGAAGTGCATAAATATAAAGATATAGATGGTAATCATTTTAACACAGCCTTCATGGGAATTTCAAATTACTTGCCAACAGGAAAGGTAGTTGGAGCAACACCCTGTGGAAGAAAAGCTAAAGAGCCACTATCAGAAGGGGTGTCACCATTTGCGGGAAGCGATGTATCTACTCCCTTAGCAGCTATGCGTTCTGCTGCAAAGCTTAATCAAGATGTTCACTCTGGAGGCACATTACTTAATTTAAGGTTAAATGAAGAGTTAGTAAATACAAAGAGGGGTCAGAGAAATTTAGGTGCAATGATTCAATCCTTCTTCTCTCTTGGAGCATTTCATGTTCAATTTAACACCATATCTACTGAAATGTTGCGTAAAGCTCAAAAAAATCCAGAGGATTATAAGGACTTATTAGTTAGAGTTGCTGGATATAGTACACAATTTGTTAATTTATCAAAATCTATGCAAGATGCAATAATAGCGAGAACTGCTCATGAAAAGTATTAA
- a CDS encoding aldehyde dehydrogenase, translating into MIENPYNSKQEYFHKGETRSYEFRINQLKKLRDEIKRNEEDIINALSIDLGKPTFESYTAEIGVVYQELNHAIKNLKTWMKSKKVSTPIYLQPATSFLYPEPKGVVLIISPWNYPFQLAISPLIGAIAAGNCVILKPSNQSRETEKVISKIISNTFEDSYISVVEGAGSEVVTPLIENYRFDHIFFTGSINVGKKILELSAKHLTPVTLELGGKSPTIVHDDADIDLAAKRITWAKFYNAGQTCVAPDYLLIHQSKKDVLIERMKFYIKKYYGDSPEKSKDLGKIINEKRFNRLVGLLQETNILVGGDYNKENRFISPTLIDGIDISHPIMGEEIFGPILPIMTYKNISEVIDIVRENPYPLALYLFTKNKSMEDYILQNLRFGGGCINHLITHVANTNLPFGGVGFSGMGRYHSKYTFDTFSHEKSIFKSMGTVDSNLLYPPYKESNLKLAKKFL; encoded by the coding sequence ATGATAGAAAATCCATATAATTCTAAACAAGAATACTTCCATAAGGGTGAGACTCGAAGCTATGAATTTAGAATAAATCAACTTAAAAAACTTAGAGATGAAATAAAGAGAAATGAAGAAGATATAATAAATGCCTTATCTATAGATTTGGGTAAACCTACTTTTGAATCCTATACAGCTGAAATTGGAGTAGTATATCAAGAATTAAATCATGCCATAAAAAACCTAAAAACTTGGATGAAATCTAAAAAAGTTTCTACACCTATATATCTACAACCAGCCACTAGTTTTCTTTATCCCGAACCTAAAGGTGTAGTCCTTATAATTAGCCCATGGAATTATCCATTCCAATTGGCTATTTCACCTTTAATTGGAGCTATTGCCGCTGGTAACTGCGTAATATTAAAACCATCGAACCAATCAAGGGAAACTGAAAAAGTGATTTCAAAGATTATTAGTAATACTTTTGAGGATAGTTATATTAGTGTAGTAGAAGGTGCAGGTTCTGAAGTGGTGACACCTTTAATAGAGAATTATAGATTTGACCATATATTCTTCACAGGCAGTATAAATGTAGGTAAAAAAATACTGGAATTATCTGCAAAACACTTAACCCCTGTAACACTTGAACTAGGTGGAAAATCTCCTACCATAGTTCACGATGACGCAGATATAGATTTAGCTGCTAAGAGGATTACTTGGGCGAAGTTTTATAATGCAGGTCAAACCTGTGTAGCTCCTGATTATTTGCTAATACACCAGTCTAAAAAAGACGTATTAATCGAAAGAATGAAATTTTATATTAAAAAATATTACGGTGATAGTCCTGAAAAATCTAAGGATTTAGGAAAGATAATCAATGAAAAAAGATTTAATAGACTAGTGGGTTTACTACAGGAAACTAATATATTAGTTGGGGGAGATTATAATAAAGAAAACAGATTTATATCTCCTACATTGATAGACGGTATAGATATAAGTCATCCAATTATGGGGGAAGAAATCTTTGGTCCTATTCTTCCTATAATGACATATAAAAATATTTCAGAAGTTATAGATATTGTTAGAGAAAACCCTTATCCATTAGCCTTATATCTTTTTACAAAAAATAAATCTATGGAAGATTATATTTTACAAAATCTTCGGTTTGGCGGTGGCTGTATAAATCATTTAATAACCCATGTTGCTAATACTAATCTTCCTTTTGGTGGAGTTGGATTTAGTGGTATGGGAAGGTATCATTCCAAATATACCTTTGATACATTTTCCCATGAAAAAAGTATATTTAAGTCTATGGGGACAGTTGATAGCAATTTATTATATCCACCATATAAAGAAAGTAATTTAAAATTAGCTAAGAAGTTTTTATAA
- a CDS encoding glycyl-radical enzyme activating protein encodes MKSIKGYLMEPQNFSVNDGDGIRTVIFFAGCLLRCKWCANPESQINLEKVTKEDNLIYHYSSEEILNIIEKQRIFYRFSDGGVTFSGGEATLQQDILRQLVYKLYDKGIDLAIETSGYLNFYEVKDIFEKLNLIFIDIKHMDNEKHKYFTGVSNEEILKNIKLLNTLNIPIVVRIPVIDGVNSDQKNIKETAKFVKENIKKPKIELLPYHSLGDMKYETLGREKPSRDFKTPSEVSLMELEKIIENEEVQVVSYR; translated from the coding sequence ATGAAAAGTATTAAAGGATACCTCATGGAACCACAGAATTTTTCTGTAAATGATGGAGATGGAATTAGGACGGTGATTTTCTTTGCAGGTTGTCTCCTTAGATGTAAATGGTGTGCTAATCCAGAAAGTCAAATAAATCTAGAGAAAGTTACAAAAGAAGATAATCTAATTTATCATTATAGTAGTGAGGAAATATTAAATATTATAGAAAAACAGAGGATTTTCTATAGATTTTCAGATGGGGGAGTTACCTTTTCTGGGGGAGAAGCAACTTTACAGCAAGATATATTGAGACAACTAGTATATAAACTTTATGATAAGGGCATAGATTTGGCAATTGAAACTTCTGGATATCTTAATTTTTATGAGGTAAAGGATATATTTGAGAAATTAAATTTAATATTTATAGATATTAAACATATGGATAATGAAAAACACAAGTATTTTACGGGAGTGAGTAACGAAGAAATACTTAAAAATATAAAGCTATTAAATACATTAAATATCCCCATAGTAGTACGTATACCTGTAATAGATGGAGTAAACTCCGACCAAAAAAATATAAAAGAGACTGCTAAATTTGTTAAAGAAAATATCAAGAAACCTAAGATAGAACTTCTACCATATCATTCCTTGGGAGATATGAAATACGAAACTCTTGGAAGAGAAAAACCATCAAGAGATTTTAAGACCCCATCAGAGGTATCTTTGATGGAACTGGAAAAGATAATAGAAAATGAAGAAGTTCAAGTAGTTAGTTATAGGTAG